GCTAAAGATCTGGTAATGCATGACCTGTTGGCTTCGATAATTGCAATATGCATACTAATTCTATCTACAGCTATTGCACTGGGCTATAAAAAACTAAAAATCAGGAGTTAAGAAAATGAGATCAATATGTCTAATCAAACTGAAGTGATTTGTGACTCGTCATATGCTCCACAAGCAATTTAACAAAATAATGATTTAATATAAAAAAAGATGAGCATTAAATTATTTTTTAAATATAAACCTGTTAATGTTAAAATCGACGAAAAAAAATACAGTATTAAAACCAGCAAAAATGGTGGTGCTGTCTTTAAAATAACTCAAAAGATGGTTAAAAAATTAAAAATAGGTAAAAAATACCCATTCCACATAGAATTTGGTGAAAACATAGCAAAAGGAAATTTAATTATTAAAAAATAGAGATTTTTTTATCTCTATTTTTTTGGTTTGGCAAGCCTTTAAAATTTTTTTATATATGTAACTTAAATATTATTGCTTGAAATTTTGAACTCCCATCCAAATAGAATTTCAAATAATACCTTCATATTAAATCAGTTTTTTACCGGTTGAATCTCTAAAACATTTCTATATTTTAAAGTCGTATTTACCCCTTTGAACTCTTTCAAAATAAGTCAAAGCGATTGTAACTGGAATAACAATATATTTAACGGCAATAAACCATGGCATTCCGCCCAGTATATTGAATATCAATACAATAATAGCAGAAATAATAGCTATCAACATCGCAAAGTTAGCAACCTTATAGTTTTGCCTATATTCATGAAGGAAAAAGATCATGCTAATCAATGTTATCACGTTAAGCATGCCGACAGGATTTTTAAAATCAACTGTAGTGGCGAATATCCCAAATATAATTACAATTATATATAAACTTACTGCAGAGATAAAAAAAGCTTCCTGATTCCTTTTTGCATTAAAACCATAAAAAGAATAAACTAAAAGAGAAATACAAACTAATAATGAAAGAATATTTGTTATATAACTAATAGTAAACCCTGATTTTACTTCAAAAATACCCCATATGCTGATTATAGCTACACATATTACCAATATACTTTGAAAAATTAAACCGTAAGCCAATCTTGAAGAAATTCCAAAACGGGCCAACATTTTATCATTATTCATAATACTGAACTCCTTACATTGATATTAAAATATATCATTTTACCATTATATTAATTTTATCTAAATTTTTGCCATATCGAATATGTTAATTGCAATATTGTGAACAAAATAAATTAAAAAAAATAGTGACTTCGTGCCAAATCCTCAAAAAAAAAAAGAATATTTTCATGAGTAAAAAATTAAATTTAGGCATGCCTAAATATTTATAGTATAAAAACATAAGATTATTATGAATGAAAATCTTTTACCAACTTTTGGTGTGGAACCATTTTTAGCTTTGATAATTGGAATCTTAAAAATAACCTCCTCCATTATTTCATACTCCCCCATAATTCCAGTTTATAAAATAGATTATGCAAATTATTCAAAAAAATTAACAGATTTATCCAGAAGGTGATTTGATGGGATTTTTTGACAATATGAGAAAACCAAAAGGAAAATTAGGGAATATACAATTGAAATCAATGAATAAAGAGCACACCCCTGTTTCACTATGGGGATTAAAACATCTGGACATAAAACCCGATGACATAGTCTTGGACATAGGTTGTGGTGGTGGAATAAACATTAACAGAATGGCCAAAAAGGCAAAAATGGTATACGGTGTTGATTACAGCATTGAAAGTGTAAAACTATCCAAAGAAGTAAACCGCCAGGAGATTTATGACGGTAAGGTAAAAGTTCTTGAGGGAAATGTTGCAAAGTTGCCTTTTGAAGATAACATTTTTGATATAGTCACAGCATTTGAAACTGTTTATTTCTGGCCGGATATTGAAAAATGCTTTGGTGAAGTAAAAAGGGTACTTAAACAAGGAGGAATATTTTTAATTGGAATGGAATCAAATGGATCTGATAATCTTATTATGAAACTGTCAGAGCGTCTGATAGATATGACTGTCTATAATGATAAAGAAATCAAAGGATTTTTAAAGAATAATGAGTTTTCAGATATAACAATTTATCTAAGGGATAGCAAAAACAAGCAAGAGATAATTAAAAAGATGGATGGTTCGCAAACCCGTGTCGACGATGATTATGATAAGGTGTCCTTTTCAGATAAGTTCGTTGAATGGATGACAGTTGTAGCCAAAAAGTGATAACATGAGCGAATATGAGGGAGTAGAAGATACATTAT
The uncultured Methanobrevibacter sp. genome window above contains:
- a CDS encoding class I SAM-dependent methyltransferase, with amino-acid sequence MGFFDNMRKPKGKLGNIQLKSMNKEHTPVSLWGLKHLDIKPDDIVLDIGCGGGININRMAKKAKMVYGVDYSIESVKLSKEVNRQEIYDGKVKVLEGNVAKLPFEDNIFDIVTAFETVYFWPDIEKCFGEVKRVLKQGGIFLIGMESNGSDNLIMKLSERLIDMTVYNDKEIKGFLKNNEFSDITIYLRDSKNKQEIIKKMDGSQTRVDDDYDKVSFSDKFVEWMTVVAKK